The following proteins come from a genomic window of Accipiter gentilis chromosome 2, bAccGen1.1, whole genome shotgun sequence:
- the CHRAC1 gene encoding chromatin accessibility complex protein 1 codes for MAARLSGGENRLVSLPLSRIRVIMKSSPEVSSINQDALFLTAKATELFVQYLATYSYKHGRGKEKNALTYSDLSHTAEECETFQFLADILPKKILASKYLKMLEKEKRDGEVGEDEEEDEEEEDEDKAVDEDVGS; via the exons ATGGCGGCGAGGTTGAGCGGCGGCGAGAACCGGCTGGTGTCGCTGCCCCTGTCGCGTATCCGCGTGATCATGAAGAGCTCGCCGGAGGTCTCCAGCATCAACCAGGACGCGCTGTTCCTCACCGCCAAAGCCACG GAGCTTTTTGTTCAGTATTTGGCTACGTACTCCTACAAACATGGCAGAGGCAAGGAGAAGAACGCTTTAACTTACAGTGACCTGTCTCATACTGCAGAAGAGTGTGAGACCTTTCAGTTCCTTGCAG ATATCTTGCCAAAGAAGATCTTAGCTAGCAAATACCTAAAGATGCTTGAAAAAGAGAAGCGAGATGGAGAAGTGGgggaagatgaggaagaggatgaggaggaagaggatgaagacAAAGCTGTTGATGAAGATGTTGGATCTTAA